One Streptomyces sp. B21-105 genomic region harbors:
- a CDS encoding acyl carrier protein, whose amino-acid sequence MAELTIQDLIDVFNRSIGDQDPVEPEGDPSDLTFAALGFDSLTTLNAVRRIERKHGIDLGENVVSEARTPRRLLDRVNTALTGV is encoded by the coding sequence ATGGCGGAACTGACCATCCAGGACCTGATCGACGTGTTCAACCGCAGCATCGGCGACCAGGACCCGGTCGAGCCGGAAGGCGACCCGTCGGACCTGACGTTCGCCGCGCTCGGCTTCGACTCGCTGACCACGCTCAACGCCGTGCGGCGCATCGAGCGCAAGCACGGCATCGATCTCGGAGAGAACGTGGTCAGCGAGGCGAGGACCCCCCGCCGACTGCTCGACCGCGTCAACACCGCCCTCACCGGCGTCTGA
- the asnB gene encoding asparagine synthase (glutamine-hydrolyzing), producing the protein MCGITGWVAHGEDLARHRPVVQAMTDTMGCRGPDAEGVWIDGPAALGHRRLSIIDPVGGTQPMVAEREGRTLAVLTFCGEIYNHQELRQELAALGHEFRTRSDTEVVLTAYLQWGAGFAARLNGMFAIGLWDAATRELLLVRDPIGVKPLYYARTPNGVLFGSEPKAVLANRAVPRRVDAQGLAEILDMVKTPEITPFSGLFEVRPGHTVRVTEGGVTKTSYWQLTAREHTDDLDTTIGTVRGLLEDIVSRQLIADVPVATLLSGGLDSSAITALAHRALTAEGRGPLRSYSVDFEGAADRFEPDAVRGTADAPYVRDFVAQVGTDHREVLLDSAELADPAVRAAILRATDLPPAYWGDLWPSLYLLCREIRQRATVVLSGESADELFGGYRWYQREEAVNAPTFPWLTPGSARIFGGSSLIDQGLLEKLDLAGYRQDRYADAVAEVPVLPGENAVDRRMREVTYLNITRFMQAVLDRKDRMSMAVGLEVRVPFCDHRLMDYVFNVPWAMKSFDGREKSLLRAATRDVLPNSILERTKTPFPATQDTRYEQALRAELREVLADPDSPVRPLLNTTRVTRVLNRELEEVSLPHDRGGLEMVLWLNRWLTSYDVTVDV; encoded by the coding sequence ATGTGCGGGATAACCGGATGGGTGGCGCACGGCGAGGACCTCGCCCGGCACCGCCCGGTCGTGCAGGCGATGACCGACACCATGGGCTGCCGCGGCCCCGACGCGGAGGGGGTCTGGATCGACGGGCCGGCCGCGTTGGGCCACCGCAGGCTCTCCATCATCGACCCTGTGGGCGGCACGCAGCCCATGGTCGCCGAGCGCGAAGGCCGAACGCTGGCCGTGCTGACGTTCTGCGGTGAGATCTACAACCACCAGGAGCTCCGCCAGGAACTGGCGGCGCTGGGGCACGAGTTCCGCACCCGCAGCGACACCGAGGTCGTGCTCACCGCCTACCTGCAGTGGGGTGCGGGCTTCGCCGCCCGGCTCAACGGCATGTTCGCCATCGGGCTGTGGGACGCGGCCACCCGCGAACTGCTGTTGGTGCGCGACCCGATCGGGGTCAAGCCGCTGTACTACGCGCGCACGCCGAACGGTGTGCTGTTCGGCTCGGAGCCCAAGGCCGTGCTGGCCAACCGCGCCGTGCCGCGCCGTGTCGACGCCCAGGGCCTCGCCGAGATCCTCGACATGGTCAAAACCCCGGAGATCACCCCGTTCTCCGGCCTCTTCGAGGTCCGGCCCGGCCACACAGTGCGGGTGACCGAGGGCGGCGTGACCAAGACGTCGTACTGGCAGCTCACCGCTCGCGAGCACACCGACGACCTCGACACCACGATCGGCACCGTCCGCGGCCTGCTGGAGGACATAGTGTCCCGCCAGCTCATCGCGGACGTCCCGGTCGCCACGCTGCTCTCCGGCGGCCTGGACTCGTCGGCGATCACCGCGCTGGCCCATCGCGCGCTCACCGCCGAGGGCCGTGGCCCGTTGAGGTCGTACTCGGTCGACTTCGAGGGCGCGGCCGACCGGTTCGAGCCCGACGCGGTGCGCGGCACGGCCGACGCGCCGTACGTGCGCGACTTCGTCGCCCAGGTGGGCACCGACCACCGTGAGGTGCTCCTCGACAGCGCGGAGCTGGCCGACCCGGCCGTACGGGCGGCGATCCTCCGCGCCACCGACCTGCCGCCCGCGTACTGGGGCGACCTGTGGCCGTCGCTGTACCTGTTGTGCCGGGAGATACGACAGCGGGCGACCGTGGTCCTGTCCGGCGAGTCCGCCGACGAGTTGTTCGGCGGCTACCGGTGGTATCAGCGGGAGGAAGCGGTCAACGCGCCGACGTTCCCATGGCTCACCCCGGGCTCGGCGCGCATATTCGGCGGCAGCTCGCTGATCGACCAGGGCCTGCTGGAGAAGTTGGACCTCGCGGGCTACCGCCAGGACCGCTACGCCGACGCCGTCGCCGAGGTGCCGGTGCTGCCCGGCGAGAATGCCGTCGACCGGCGGATGCGCGAGGTCACCTACCTCAACATCACCCGGTTCATGCAGGCTGTGCTCGACCGCAAGGACCGGATGAGCATGGCCGTCGGCCTGGAGGTACGCGTCCCGTTCTGCGACCACCGCCTGATGGACTACGTGTTCAACGTGCCGTGGGCGATGAAGTCCTTCGACGGCAGGGAGAAGAGCCTGCTGCGCGCCGCCACCCGCGACGTGCTGCCGAACTCCATCCTGGAGCGCACCAAGACGCCGTTTCCGGCCACCCAGGACACCCGGTACGAGCAGGCCCTCCGCGCCGAGCTGCGCGAGGTGCTGGCTGACCCGGACTCCCCGGTGCGGCCCCTGCTGAACACCACCAGGGTCACTCGGGTCCTGAACCGCGAACTGGAGGAAGTCAGCCTTCCGCACGATCGCGGCGGCCTGGAGATGGTTCTGTGGCTCAACCGATGGCTGACCTCCTATGACGTGACCGTGGACGTCTGA